The Salvelinus alpinus chromosome 14, SLU_Salpinus.1, whole genome shotgun sequence genomic sequence gaagctattttgtaaattacatcgccgaagtcgaggatcggtaggatagtcagttttacgagggtgtgtttagcagcataagtgaaggaggctttgttgcgaaataggaagtcgattctagatttaattttggattggagatgcttaatgtgagtctggaaggagagtttacagtctaaccagacacctaggtatttgtagttgtccacatattctaagtcagaaccgtccatagtagtgatgctagacgggcgggcgggtgcgggcagcgatcggttgaagagcatgcatttagttttacttgcagttggaggccacagaaggagtgctgtatggcattgaagctcgtctggaggtttgttaacacagtgtccaaagaagggccagaagtatacagaatcgTGTCTGCGtataggtggatcagagaatcaccagcagcaagagcgacatcattgatatatacagagaaaagagtcggcccgagaattgaaccctgtggcacccccatagagactgccagaggtccggacaacaggccctccgatttgacacactgaattctatctgagaagtagttggtgaaccaggcgaggcagtcatttgagaaaccaaggctgttgagtctgccgataagaatgcggtgattgacagagtcaaaagccttgaccaggtcgatgaagacagctgcacagtagtgtcttttatcgatggcggttatgatattgtttaggaccttgagcgtggctgaggtgcacccatgaccagctcggaatccagattgcatagcggagaaggtacggtgggatttcaAATGGTCGGCGATCTGTTAAcgtggctttcaaagactttagaaaggcaggatagatataggtctataacaatttgggtctagagtgtctccccctttgaagagggggatgaccgcggcagctttccaatctttaggtatctcggacaatacgaaagaggttgaacaggctagtaataggggttgcaacaattgaaGCGGATAatattagaaagagagggtccagattgtctagcccagctgatttgtaagggtccagattttgccgctctttcagaacatcagctatctggatttgggtgaaggagaagtgggggaggcttgggcaagttgctgtggggggggtgcagagctgttggccggggtagggtgGGTTAGGTGGAAAGTATCTACACGAGACAGGACAaaaagtggtacagtagatatgCAGGGATCAACTCCATGGAGGAGCTACCATCGTTCAAGAGAGAAACAGGTGAGGACACCAACAACAGGAGGAGCAACAGGTGGGAAAATACTGATGGTGAAGAGTTCCAGAGTGCTGAGGAAGGGATTGGTTTTGAAACACAGCTGCCATATCAATTCCATATCAGCCTGTAGCCCCTACCTACCTCCCTACGTCCAAGGTGTTGAAAAAACAGATAGTGTAGAAAGAGTGTAGTTATGGCAAAAAATACACCCAAGCTTATCAGAGGACAAGGTGGAGTGCTTACCATGTACCGACCCACTACTACCTATCCAATCCTTTTAGACATGTACCTAGAGGCTATTGGTGGAATTGGAACTGAGCGAGCATGGAAAgagtgaaggagtgagagagCCTACACCCTGGGGATAGACAGACACCCTGATCTCTTACCTGGCCAGGCAAAGCAGCCTCTCCCTCATCCTACCCAGCTTGTCTTTAGAAGTCTGTGGTGTTCCTAAAACCACCACACAATAGCCTGTTAACAGCCTTGTCCCTCACACTGGCCGCCTATAATCATTCTACACAAACACAGCAATCCTCCTGAAGTCAAGCAATAACAAAGAAAAACTTGGCATACATAAAATCTGCAGTGATAATCTAACCCTGGCTCAGTCACTAACCCTGGCATTCCTACTGCAGAATAGGTCAAAGCACAAATTATCCTTCAGGACAGCAGTCAGTCCCCTAACCAACTGTGAACTCAACTATCGACTTTCTCCTCTACAGAAACAGATACCGATGAGAGATCTGTCATTAAATCAACAAGAGGCTCCTGCGATTCTGTCCAGTAAATTATAGAACACTGGTTGAGTGTAGTCAGTCCGTCCGTCTTACCCGTCGTTGTACTGATCTGTAGTAGTCTCCTCGGCAACCAGGATATCGTACTCCTCCGCTGCATATTTCTCCCAGTCCGAGATCTCTTGGCCCTCTGTCTCAGCCTCCTTACAAAAGACAACCAACAAAACGCCATTATCCACCGTCCCTCAGGCCCTGAGGTCATATGTCATCCCTGCGTAATAATAACATCCTGTCGTAGTCAATAGTTACCCTTACAACAGAGAAGGGGTCTTTCTGCTCGTGGTCCAGGTATTTCTCGATGTTGAAGAAGGTGTCATAGAAGATGTGAGACAACTTACACTGCTTCAGGTCCCGTAGGGTGATCTTTCCTGGGGAGAATAGAAATCTCATTTTTTATGCCAAATTCAGCTGCTTTTCAAGATTTAGTGACGCTCCCAAACTAGGTAAAATAAATGTCAAATACCTGAGGTGCGCTTGATTTCGTTTACCTGGTACATTGGAACTAAATCTGTAGTCATTTTTGTCTCAAACTAAATCAAACACACCTCAAACATGTTCAGTTGTggcatacagtatgtgtttttcACCCAGATCAGGGAAGGTGGGAAGGTGTTAGCGAATTACCATAGCTTCGGTCTAAAAATGCTACACGCTGGAACTAACAGCTACTTGTGGCATTAAACTAGGCTAGCATTCATAGTCGTGTGCTGGAGTACCAACTCCGGAcaacacacagtgcattcagaaattattcagaccccttccctttcccacattgttacattacagccgtattgtaaaatggattttaaaaatcctcagtctacacacaataccccataatgacgaagcgaaaacaggtttagacacttttgccaatttattacaagtaaaaaacagataccttatttacttaaatattcagaccctttgctatgagactcaaaattgagctccggtgcatcctatttccattgatcatccatgagatttttctacaacttggagtccacctgtggtaaattcaattgattggacacgatttggaaaggcacacacctgtctatataaaggtcccagttgaaagtgcatgtcagagaaaaaaccaaggtatggaggtcgaaggaattgtcctaaGAGCTCCgtgacagatctggggaagggaacccaaaaaattaaaaaaaggcCTTCaaaaattcttaaatggaagacgtttggaaacaccaagactcttcctagagctggccgcccggccaaaccgagcaatcgggggagaagggccttggtcagggagatgaccaagaaccagatggtctttctgacagtgctccagagttcctctgtggagatgggagaaacttgcagaaggacaaccatctctgcagcactccaacaataaCTTTATGGTAgtttggccagacggaagccactcctcagtaaaaaggcacatggcagcccagCACCTAAATACtgtaagaccatgagaaacaagattctttggtctgatgaaaacaagactgaactctttggcctgaatgctaagtgtcgcatctggaagaaacctggcaccatgcctatggtgaagcatggtggttggcagcatcatgctgcagggatttttcagcggcagggactgggagactagtgaggatcgagggaaagattaacggagcaaagtacagagagatccttgatgaaaacctgctacagagcgctcaggacctcagacaggggtgaaggttcaccttcccacaggacaacaacactaagcacacagccaagacagcacaagagtggcttcgggacaagtctctgaaagtccttgagtgaaCCAGCCAGAgcgcggacttgaacccgatagaccatctctggagagacctgaaaatagctgtgcagcaactctaaccatccaacctgaccgagcttgagaggatctgcagagaagaatgggagaaactccccaaatacaggtgtgccaagctcatAGCATCACACttgaggctataatcgctgccaaaggtgattcagcaaaagtactgagtaaagggtctgaatacttatgtaaatgtgatatttaatttaacttttttattttctaacatttgtaaaaacctgttattccttagtcattatggggcattgtgtgtagattgggggggggggggggacaattcaatacattttagaatgaggctgtaatgttacaaaacgtggaaaaagtcaaggtgtctgaatactttcttaatGCACTGTATACCCCTGGCAACGTGGCTGTGAATCCTGTCTCAGCCGATTTCATCTGTCTGTCCCTCTACATGCGTCTCTTTCTCTAATTTCTGACGTAAAGAGGTTGGAACCCTTTGATTAGTCAGTCTTTCATTCCGCGCAGGAATGTATTACTATGTGTCCCAGTTGCTGTGATGTactggtgtgtgtgcatgctagCTCTTTACTTCATAGCTAACACGTATCTATTGCCTGCATGTCACTTTGAAACAATTTTAGAATTTGCGTTTAGGTGTCTGACCCTCGACCTCCGGCTTGACCAGGTCGAGCATCTGACAGAGACAGTCCTCGAAGGGCAGGGGCTCGATTGCCATGGTCTCCAACTTCACACACTGCTCCTCATAGAAATACTCCAGCTCGTACATAGACAACACACCGTCCCCATCCAGGTCCATACACCGGAACCAGTACTCTATactgtggagggagaaagagacaggctAGATACACAGGATAGAGTGGTATCACTCCAAatggaggggaggtgggggacTATTTTGTTTCCAATGTGAGACTGGTGTTACTGTGTGTAGTACCTGGTGTCAGTCTTCTTGTCTTCTTCGGAGATGAGGAACCAGACAAAGTCAGCGTAGCTCAGCCTGCCGTCTTTACGCAGACGTCTATccctgggaggagagagatgggtagggCAACGCTCAAACACACCACTCCAACTTCACCTTCAATTCAATGGTAGATTAAATGTTGCGTTTATCTAAGGAAAAACACACAGGGGACCCAAGCCAACCTCAACTCGGTGAAAGGAGTCGATACAGAACACAGTGTGGAACGTCATAACAGCCATTAATTAGTTCATGTCTCTTACCTGGTAACTGTCCCAGAAAATATTCTTTCAATCATCTTGTGGGAGATAGCTGGAAAAcacaggagaaaaaaaaaaactttacaaaCGAAGCAAGATAACAGCGTGACGCAAGTTACTGTGTATACAAGGTCTTTCATTATAGATGTGATCCAGTCACAGATCATAAATACAGCTCATTGGGAAGTAAAGTGAATGATGTAACTGTTAACCTCTCCTTTATCTTTTCCGTACAATAAATACAGCGATTTCTGCTTGTAGGGGAGATCTATAGGACTAATAAATGGAGCCAGACATGGTGTCATCCAATTCAACCAAGACATTCATTtgggggggtgggtgggtggacgaGTTAGGCCTATTGCCCCATTGATCTTCTTTCCCGTTTCCTTCATGACCAGGAACATATGGAGTGGTGTGTGGGAGCAAAAGCACTTGGACTCCACTTGAACATTAAGGTTGCCTTGGtaatcctctgtgtgtgtgtgtgtgtgtgtgtgtgtgtgtgtgtacacacaccttGGTCGTTGTGTCGGATCAGAGGGGTATGTCACAAAGCTAGCGATTTTCCAACTCAACGGTTATCCTTATGTCAGATTTGAGTTTGTGAACTCTCTATATCCCGCTACGTGACATACCCCATAGCTCTCTTTTGTCTATGTAGaggtcttgtgtgtgtgtttctgtgtaccTTGGTCGTTGTGTCGGGCCAGGTCTCTCTGGTCTATGTATAGGTCATGGTCTGTGTCCAGCTCCCAGAACTTGCAGTAGATGACGTAGAAATGTTCGTAGGAGAAGAACTCTGTCAGCTGGTTCACGTCCTCCTCCTGCTCTAGCAGGGCCACGTTCTGTTGGACCAATCAATTCATCAACCAACCAGCCAAATCAAATCACTGATGACTTAACAGATATAGTGATGATGAAAAAAGCTCCCTTGATGGGAAAAAAAACATTGGAGGAACTAGACTCGACAAGAGCCCCATCTTCATCCGACTCGCAGCATTACTGTAGATGTGACAACTGATCAGTTCCACCTCAAAACTCCCTTCCTACCTGGAGAAAGCTGCTTTTCCTGAGCTCTGAACAGCTGATCCTGCCTGACCATGACCTGTTCACATTGTAGAATATCCTCTGGGCAACCTGCAGATAACACACAGCTTTAATAGCCTCCAGAACACTCAAAACGATCACTTCAACCTCATCCCACATATACAGATTTTTTTCTGTGTATGACAAAAAAGCTTCAGAGTCAGTCACGATAGGACACATTTGACATTACATTCAACATCACGCGCTAACCTCTGTAGACATACCAAGTGGTATGGATTGAAAAATGCCAAAATGTATTTTGGTGTGGTATGTATAATGACTTACTGTGGTGATGTAGCGTGAGTGGAAGTCGGACGCCTCCTTCAGGAAGGCCAGGCCTGTGTGAGAGTTCACCACATCCTGAACAACACAGACAGGAGGTTTTAATAACATTACAACAAGGCTGGGGACAGGTCAGAGGACTAACTGGGCCTTGCCACAAGACAAGCACTAGAGAGACAATCAAACATACAACAGTATGTCAAATCACTCTCTGGGGACTCTGGGGAGTTAGTAGCAGAAAGACAGACCCCATTTTCTGCTCTGCCTGTTGGAGAGATGTTGAAAGAGCTTGACTAGCTCAAACACCATATTCAAGATGTATTGGAACTTCAAAAAGGTGGACTAATGTCAAGCGGCGTCCATCCATATAGCCGCTCCATCTGTTGTGTAGATCCAGCTATGCATTAGGAGAAATCCGCAGACCGCAATGGCAGACGAATGGGAAGAATCTAAATTGGGAGGACAATTGAATTGCACTTTTGAAGTATGAAAGCATCTAACAGACTCTTATCCCTTTAAATGGCCGGCGTGAGTAGGGGACATCGTGGAGACATTGAGACCATGGGAGAGGAGGCCTGCTCTGTTATATAGCTGGTCATATTCTCCATGCTGGACCACCACACACAGATCCTTTCATGTGGTGACTGGTGAGCTGAATCTCTAATGAACTGTACTTTTATCCAAGCCATGAAAATCACTCATGCCCCCTCTGTCGTTTTTTTAACCCCTCTCTGTCAGATGGGTGAAAGGAACTAAACGTTGATGTAAATGCGAAGGCGGCAGTGAAATGAAAATAGCTTTATTTTGGAGGCGGACTGCGGTGTGCCCACTCCTCCCCCCTTAACCCTTCCTGTGAGAAATTAAATAATAGAAAAACCCATAAATCACCAGGGTGAGGAAACTGCCGGGGACAGTCACATCTACTCGGCGCCAATCCTTCCTTCATTCATCACAACAGTCAGAGCCCATTCACCCCGGAGTCGCAATACAAATTAAACAGTGAGTGCCAGAAGGCATCTCCTCCCGGTATGCTAACGGGTGTTTTGTCACAGCCCAGACGGTTCTGCCAGCATGAATATGAATCAGCCCAATTTGGGGCAGATACGGTACACCACCAGGTAGGTAGGCAGACAGCAGGGTTTACGTTAGCCGGTAATTGACGACTTTTGGCCGATCCTGTCATACACTCCGATTTCGCACTTTTGCACCATTCTCTCACTCTTTGCGTGCATGCAcctgctgctgaggagagagcgagagaggaggctATTGTTGATTGCTACGATGGAGGACTTTTTCATTGAATTAAAACAAAAGTTTGAGAGTATGCTTATAGTGTAAAGTTTACATGGGGAATGTCCTCTGCATGGACACGTTTTAATATTGTAGTGGACAAAGATGAGAAGAACGTTGGCGAGAACAAATGCAGGCTACTGCACAACTCGCTAATCAGGTAGGATGCTTTTGGAACTTAACATTTTTTattatattgttattattgtaTATCATTGTTATTATTTTAGGCATATTAATTCATCTAAACGAGTTATTTAAATATTCAAAATATGTTAGGTTTCATTCTGTTGAGACATTTGAGTGTGCTAAATTAAGTAAGATCTGTCATTTTAATTGTGTGCTCCGTATTTAAGGTAAGTTATAAGTAGACCTTTTGTAAAATAAATATCACTATTGCTTTCATTTGTTGGGTAAGATAGGCACTAGCCTTTCTTGGTAATTGCTGCAATATAGCCTGTTCAAAACTTTTGTAAAGTTTTAAACCAGTTCGCAAAatgttttgtttcattctgttGAGCCATTTTCTCTGGCCAAATTAAGTTTAAACTGTAATGTTGTGTTTGCCGCAATATAATATCCTGCTAGTATTTTCCCTAGAAACAATGGAATGACTTGCTTTTGATATTACCTTAATAAAGTTTAGAAACTTTTGGAGCAGTGTGGTTATTACGCTActatactgcaggcctatgatatgaaAGCAGTGCACACCGGCGCTCCCAACTGACTCCGACAGTTGAATTTGAGGTGAGGAAGAATATTTAAAGCCTACCAGTTACTCATATAATGtaacaatataaaaaatattcTGATCGAAAATGTACGAATTTGCCCccttctgtacgcctatgtgTGTATTGCAGACGCAGTAGTATCTGACAAGGTTAAAGAAATATATGTCGGTGTCGTAACATGCCGCCGGcaaatcgctctctctctctggggctaggcctaagcttctcttactttttgtgtgtatgtatgtacgtacatATATAtacgtatgtatatatacacacacatatatatacacatatacacacacatatacacacacacacccagtcaaaagttgaccaactcattccagggtttttctttatctttaccatattctacattgtagaataataatgaagacatcaaaactatgagataacacatatggaatcatgtagtaaccaaaaaaagtgttttaaatctaaatatatttgagattcttcaaagtagccactctttgccttgctGACAActttgcaccctcttggcattctctcaaccagcttcatgaggtggtcacctggattgcatttcaattaacaggtgtgccttgttaaaagtaaacaTTTGAGAAATTTCTTACCTtcctaatgcgtttgagacaatcagctgtgttgtgacaagatagggttggtatacagaaaatatccctatttggtaaaagaccaagtccatattatggcaagaacagctcaaatgagcaaagagaaacgacagtccatcattgcgtgaatcaggccttcatggtcgatttgttgcaaagaaaccacaactaaaggacaccaataataagaagagacttgcttgggccaagaaacacaagcaatggacattagaccgctagaaatctgtcctttgtacTGATGAgctcaaatttgagatttttggtcacTTGTCAGGTGCCAGAAAACCATTGCACAGGCTAACCCCGGAAACCCTGGCAGACAGACTACACAAATGGCCAGCACAGCAATGCTCAACTCAGGGATGTGATTGCCACAATTTGTTTGTTATAAAGgggataaaataaatacaaggtACAGTTACTTCTCTGAtaaatctacactgaacaaacataaaatgcaacaatttaaaagattttactaagttacagttcatataaggaaatcggtcaattaaaataaattcattaggccctaatctatggatttcacatgactgggaatacagatatgcatcttttggtcacagatagttaaaaaaggtaggggcgtggatcagaaaaccagtcagtatctagtgtgaacaccatttgcctcatgcagcgcgacatctccttTGAATAGAattgatcaagctgttgattgtggcctgtgtaatattgtcccactcctcttcaatggctgtccgAAGTTAATACACGTCAATCCagtgcatcccaaacatgctcaatgggtgattatgtctgagtatgcaggctatggaagaactgggacattttcatcttccaggaattgtgtacagattcttgcaacatggggctgtgcattatcatgctgaaacatgaggtgatggcggcggatgaatggcacggcaatgggcctcaggatctcgtcaaggtatttctgtgcattcaaattgccatcaataaaatgcaattgtgttggttgtccgtagcttatgcctgcccatacccccaccgccaccatggggcactctgttcacaacattgacaccAGCATACCGTTCGCCCACacactgccatctgcccggtacagttgaaactgggattcatccgtgaatagcacacttctccagtgtgccagtggccatcgaagctgagcatttgcccactgaagtcggttacgacacggaactgcagtcaggtcaagacaacGATGAAGACGACGAGCACGAAGATTAGTTTCCCTGCAGCagtttgacagtttgtgcagaaattctttagttgtgcaaacccacagtttcattagctgcccgggtggctggtctcagacgatcctgcaggtgaagaagctggatgtggaggtcctggactggcctGGTTATATATCATCTGTGGTGttcaggccggttggacgtactaccaaattctctaaaacgatattgaagtcagcttatggtagagaaattaacattcaattctctagcaacagctgtggtggacatttctgcagtcagtatgccaattgcggcaggtaacctagtggttagagcgttgggccagtaaccgaaaggttgctagatcgaatccccgagctgacaaggtaaaaatctgtcgttctgcccctgaacaaggcagtttgttctgaacaagaatttgttcttaactgacttgcctaaaaaATGTGCatgcttcctcaaaacttgagacatcttagGCATTGTGTTGTGcaacaaaacggcacattttagagtggccttttattttccccaacacaaggtacacctgtgtaatgaccatgccgtttaatcagcttcttaatatgccacacatgccaggtggatggattatcttggtaaaggagaaatgctcactaactgggatgtaaacaaatttgtgcacaaaatgtgagcGAATTATGCTTTTTGTGTGtagggaacatttctgggatctcttatttcagctcatgggacATACACGTTACATgttggtttatatttttgttcagtataaaacacCACTGAATGGAATGAAGTCCTCATGTTAACTCTCCCACTGGCCCAAAAttcccctctccccctgccctgccCCAAAGAACCCCCTCCTTGCTTCTCTTCCTAGTAATACGCCGCTGCCCAGCACGTCTCCCCAAACTAgaatcccactctctctccccgggtggctgtgtgtgtggtgttcctgTACCTGAAGGAATGGAATAAAGTCCTCTTGTTCCAGGTAATTACAGCCAGGTTTGGCCAAGAGGTGTACAAACTTAGACACGTCGTCATGACAGGTCTGCAGCATTCTGGGAAGGAAAGAGGGAACATATGGTTTCAGTGTTTTTCAGGGTCTCGCTCTCTCCctattttctctctccatcagagAACACTTCAGAGCGAGTCTGAAATCATTCACCTCTGAAGTGGCAGTGCAGGTTAATACATTCTGAAATTAGGATTCTGAATTGACGCTGGGTCATGCTCAGAGTGTTACAGCAGTGATGATGACATAATGGAACTTTCTTTTTTGAACCCCCTCAGAGCCATGAGGTAATGTCAGAGGCCATTCCACTCCAATTCTCTAGAGACTCACACATTATTAAAACAGTACGCTTACAACACACAACCAAGAGAAcagtccagtagagtacagtacatctTACTTTATCCAAGAgaaacagtgccttcggaaagtattcagacccatttactttttgcacatttgtgacaccacctggattcggtcttatgcaGCAACATTTgaaaatcttttatttttattttttattttttacattggataaaagtagagactcagagctacaaaatggtatatcatacactccATTTGAGGAAAAAAttagaaagtaattctgctttgaaagttggccaacttgtaaactcactttggAGAAAACCGTCTGTCAATGTTTTagtactactattggagagcccttctttgtctacacccattcagcattgttcacaccctcttaagccgtagctccacccatctctttaagggttgagccgagcgttctgtactaacttgccagctacATCCAGACAtctgagagagaacagctcactgaacattactcgccctagcagagctgcttaggctgttatgttatccagagcattggtgactgcaactgtgctatcagattgtccattcgtaaatACAGAGTGTTCCGCTTACAGAGCgcacacactggacgctctggccaataagtagggttgatccgaaagCTGTGACCTCACAACGACAGTCAAGCactcaagctaactggctaacattggctagctacttccatacACAatgagaacaccccactctgaccattttactcaccctactagagctggttaggctgtgttcatgttatccagagcattggtgactgtaactgtgctactggcaacaattgaattatgcTTT encodes the following:
- the ppp2r3b gene encoding serine/threonine-protein phosphatase 2A regulatory subunit B'' subunit beta isoform X4; amino-acid sequence: MEVNNMPSPQVLQPVLKMKVDELFLNWLSEPTTQLILKDYLGLIKSGQSIDLGLGDTKDKRSMTFNENNNVASKRSLTERSSAPLGAPSSPPSTHTLPSGSSGNARVVGPNGRALRRSVSTKKAQVKSEAPVPTALSESIPKFYFPRGRPKANLNIDGLIAKIEKIFSQFPNERATIEDMGKVAKACECPLYWKAPLFNSAGGDRTGFVSVHKFVAMWRKMLQTCHDDVSKFVHLLAKPGCNYLEQEDFIPFLQDVVNSHTGLAFLKEASDFHSRYITTVAQRIFYNVNRSWSGRISCSELRKSSFLQNVALLEQEEDVNQLTEFFSYEHFYVIYCKFWELDTDHDLYIDQRDLARHNDQAISHKMIERIFSGTVTRDRRLRKDGRLSYADFVWFLISEEDKKTDTSIEYWFRCMDLDGDGVLSMYELEYFYEEQCVKLETMAIEPLPFEDCLCQMLDLVKPEVEGKITLRDLKQCKLSHIFYDTFFNIEKYLDHEQKDPFSVEAETEGQEISDWEKYAAEEYDILVAEETTTDQYNDGNTTDF
- the ppp2r3b gene encoding serine/threonine-protein phosphatase 2A regulatory subunit B'' subunit beta isoform X3, translated to MEVNNMPSPQVLQPVLKMKVDELFLNWLSEPTTQLILKDYLGLIKSGQSIDLGLGDTKDKRSMTFNENNNVASKRSLTERSSAPLGAPSSPPSTHTLPSGSSGNARVVGPNGRALRRSVSTKKAQVKSEAPVPTALSESIPKFYFPRGRPKANLNIDGLIAKIEKIFSQFPNERATIEDMGKVAKACECPLYWKAPLFNSAGGDRTGFVSVHKFVAMWRKMLQTCHDDVSKFVHLLAKPGCNYLEQEDFIPFLQDVVNSHTGLAFLKEASDFHSRYITTVAQRIFYNVNRSWSGRISCSELRKSSFLQNVALLEQEEDVNQLTEFFSYEHFYVIYCKFWELDTDHDLYIDQRDLARHNDQAISHKMIERIFSGTVTRDRRLRKDGRLSYADFVWFLISEEDKKTDTSIEYWFRCMDLDGDGVLSMYELEYFYEEQCVKLETMAIEPLPFEDCLCQMLDLVKPEVEGKITLRDLKQCKLSHIFYDTFFNIEKYLDHEQKDPFSVVREAETEGQEISDWEKYAAEEYDILVAEETTTDQYNDGNTTDF
- the ppp2r3b gene encoding serine/threonine-protein phosphatase 2A regulatory subunit B'' subunit beta isoform X5, which codes for MRMKELSLRQDPDLRKELALLARGCDFVLPSRFKKRLRAFHAEQGQAQVKSEAPVPTALSESIPKFYFPRGRPKANLNIDGLIAKIEKIFSQFPNERATIEDMGKVAKACECPLYWKAPLFNSAGGDRTGFVSVHKFVAMWRKMLQTCHDDVSKFVHLLAKPGCNYLEQEDFIPFLQDVVNSHTGLAFLKEASDFHSRYITTVAQRIFYNVNRSWSGRISCSELRKSSFLQNVALLEQEEDVNQLTEFFSYEHFYVIYCKFWELDTDHDLYIDQRDLARHNDQAISHKMIERIFSGTVTRDRRLRKDGRLSYADFVWFLISEEDKKTDTSIEYWFRCMDLDGDGVLSMYELEYFYEEQCVKLETMAIEPLPFEDCLCQMLDLVKPEVEGKITLRDLKQCKLSHIFYDTFFNIEKYLDHEQKDPFSVVREAETEGQEISDWEKYAAEEYDILVAEETTTDQYNDGYDNALSHISSELGLRTEERHFFEIPNPHCNLDLDEDDFE
- the ppp2r3b gene encoding serine/threonine-protein phosphatase 2A regulatory subunit B'' subunit beta isoform X6 codes for the protein MRMKELSLRQDPDLRKELALLARGCDFVLPSRFKKRLRAFHAEQGQAQVKSEAPVPTALSESIPKFYFPRGRPKANLNIDGLIAKIEKIFSQFPNERATIEDMGKVAKACECPLYWKAPLFNSAGGDRTGFVSVHKFVAMWRKMLQTCHDDVSKFVHLLAKPGCNYLEQEDFIPFLQDVVNSHTGLAFLKEASDFHSRYITTVAQRIFYNVNRSWSGRISCSELRKSSFLQNVALLEQEEDVNQLTEFFSYEHFYVIYCKFWELDTDHDLYIDQRDLARHNDQAISHKMIERIFSGTVTRDRRLRKDGRLSYADFVWFLISEEDKKTDTSIEYWFRCMDLDGDGVLSMYELEYFYEEQCVKLETMAIEPLPFEDCLCQMLDLVKPEVEGKITLRDLKQCKLSHIFYDTFFNIEKYLDHEQKDPFSVEAETEGQEISDWEKYAAEEYDILVAEETTTDQYNDGYDNALSHISSELGLRTEERHFFEIPNPHCNLDLDEDDFE
- the ppp2r3b gene encoding serine/threonine-protein phosphatase 2A regulatory subunit B'' subunit beta isoform X1, with amino-acid sequence MEVNNMPSPQVLQPVLKMKVDELFLNWLSEPTTQLILKDYLGLIKSGQSIDLGLGDTKDKRSMTFNENNNVASKRSLTERSSAPLGAPSSPPSTHTLPSGSSGNARVVGPNGRALRRSVSTKKAQVKSEAPVPTALSESIPKFYFPRGRPKANLNIDGLIAKIEKIFSQFPNERATIEDMGKVAKACECPLYWKAPLFNSAGGDRTGFVSVHKFVAMWRKMLQTCHDDVSKFVHLLAKPGCNYLEQEDFIPFLQDVVNSHTGLAFLKEASDFHSRYITTVAQRIFYNVNRSWSGRISCSELRKSSFLQNVALLEQEEDVNQLTEFFSYEHFYVIYCKFWELDTDHDLYIDQRDLARHNDQAISHKMIERIFSGTVTRDRRLRKDGRLSYADFVWFLISEEDKKTDTSIEYWFRCMDLDGDGVLSMYELEYFYEEQCVKLETMAIEPLPFEDCLCQMLDLVKPEVEGKITLRDLKQCKLSHIFYDTFFNIEKYLDHEQKDPFSVVREAETEGQEISDWEKYAAEEYDILVAEETTTDQYNDGYDNALSHISSELGLRTEERHFFEIPNPHCNLDLDEDDFE